Proteins encoded by one window of Marixanthomonas sp. SCSIO 43207:
- a CDS encoding response regulator transcription factor, producing the protein MKKKDIKILLVDDEPDILEIVGYNLSSEGYQVTTAENGKEAIKKAKKEIPHLIILDVMMPEMDGMEACEKLRNIPELAETIITFLTARGEDYSQVAGFDAGADDYITKPIKPKVLVSKVKALLRRYKETKEETGKVKLGDLVINREEYKITLANEEMILPRKEFELLALLASKPGKVFKREVILDRVWGNEVVVGGRTIDVHIRKLREKIGDEKFKTVKGVGYKFVV; encoded by the coding sequence ATGAAGAAAAAAGACATCAAAATTTTACTAGTAGACGATGAGCCGGATATTTTAGAAATTGTAGGCTACAATCTCTCTTCAGAAGGGTATCAAGTTACAACTGCTGAAAACGGTAAAGAAGCTATTAAAAAAGCTAAAAAGGAAATACCACACCTCATCATTCTTGATGTAATGATGCCCGAAATGGACGGGATGGAAGCCTGTGAAAAGCTACGTAACATACCTGAACTTGCCGAAACAATAATCACGTTTTTAACAGCTAGAGGTGAAGACTATTCACAAGTAGCCGGTTTTGATGCTGGAGCCGATGACTATATTACCAAACCTATTAAACCAAAAGTATTGGTAAGTAAAGTAAAAGCATTACTAAGACGTTACAAAGAAACCAAAGAAGAAACAGGTAAAGTTAAACTAGGTGATTTGGTAATTAACCGTGAAGAGTATAAAATCACCTTAGCAAATGAAGAAATGATTTTACCAAGAAAAGAGTTTGAATTATTAGCGCTTCTAGCTTCAAAACCCGGAAAAGTCTTTAAAAGAGAAGTAATACTTGACCGTGTATGGGGTAATGAGGTAGTAGTAGGTGGAAGAACTATAGATGTTCACATAAGAAAACTACGTGAAAAAATAGGTGACGAAAAATTTAAAACAGTTAAAGGAGTAGGGTATAAATTTGTAGTTTAA
- a CDS encoding cell wall metabolism sensor histidine kinase WalK yields the protein MAKEFKRTYKFAAYTSSFLTFFLTLVLGVFFYFTAIKLYWFLIVFAIVCFGFSFFFIQYRVEKFIYRRVKKIYDDVRLLDASTFDKKQITTDMATLTREVERFAETKKIEIETLKGRENYRKEFMGNISHELKTPLFTVQGYILTLLDGAMDDKNIRKKYLQRANKGVERLIYIVKDLDMITKLEVGDLNLNKERFNIIELVQGVFDLFEMKAAKKNITLTFDIDYKESIFVDADRERIQQVLTNLIVNSIKYGKKDGTTEVSIEDLIKNKVIVRVTDNGEGIEKDKIPRLFERFFRVDKSGSRKEGGSGLGLSIVKHIIEAHDEKIYVESQYGIGSEFSFTLEKAK from the coding sequence ATGGCAAAAGAATTTAAGAGAACATACAAATTTGCAGCATATACATCATCATTCCTCACATTTTTTTTAACACTCGTGTTGGGTGTTTTTTTTTACTTCACAGCAATTAAACTTTATTGGTTTCTAATAGTATTTGCCATAGTTTGTTTTGGGTTTTCTTTCTTTTTCATTCAGTATCGAGTAGAAAAATTTATTTACCGAAGAGTAAAAAAAATATACGACGATGTTAGACTGCTAGATGCTTCAACTTTTGATAAAAAACAAATTACTACAGATATGGCAACGCTTACAAGAGAAGTAGAGCGATTTGCTGAAACCAAAAAAATTGAAATTGAAACTCTCAAAGGTCGTGAAAACTACCGAAAAGAATTTATGGGTAACATCTCCCATGAATTAAAAACGCCTCTTTTTACCGTCCAAGGGTATATACTCACATTGCTTGATGGCGCAATGGATGATAAAAATATTCGTAAAAAATACCTACAGCGGGCCAATAAAGGAGTAGAGAGACTGATTTATATTGTAAAAGATCTTGATATGATTACCAAGCTAGAAGTTGGTGATTTAAACCTTAATAAAGAACGATTCAATATCATCGAGCTGGTACAAGGTGTTTTTGATCTTTTTGAAATGAAAGCTGCCAAAAAAAATATCACCCTTACATTTGATATCGATTATAAAGAAAGCATTTTTGTTGATGCAGATCGCGAGCGTATACAACAAGTATTGACCAATTTGATTGTAAACTCAATTAAATATGGTAAAAAGGATGGTACAACAGAGGTAAGTATAGAAGATCTTATAAAAAATAAAGTTATTGTGCGTGTAACCGATAACGGCGAAGGTATTGAAAAAGATAAAATACCTAGATTGTTTGAACGGTTTTTTAGAGTTGATAAAAGCGGTTCAAGAAAAGAAGGAGGCAGCGGGTTAGGACTTTCAATTGTTAAGCATATAATTGAAGCGCACGATGAAAAAATTTATGTAGAAAGTCAATATGGTATTGGCTCAGAGTTTTCCTTCACTCTCGAAAAAGCCAAATAA
- a CDS encoding glycosyltransferase, which yields MNERKTILVAPLHWGLGHATRCIPIIKALLKNKYNVLLASDGGALLLLRKEFPDLPYVELPSYNITYPKKGAFFKLKLLLKAPFVKRVIASEKKVVEKLVSENKIQGIISDNRWGVRNSKIPSVIITHQLNVLSGSTSFLSSKMHQTLLRKFDACWVPDLEGSINLSGKLGHFKNLLSVPLKVTYIGLLSRMQKQSVTKEYDVLCLLSGPEPQRTALEEKLTSVFEHSNKKVMLVQGVIEEEKKETQKGAIKVVNFLTSLELENAINKSECVVSRSGYTTIMDLAAMEKKAFFIPTPGQFEQVYLAKRLKQTGFVPSCKQHKFEERKLDKIPFYKGLQDFNSTPNFERLFGFFESEGKL from the coding sequence GTGAATGAAAGAAAAACCATTTTGGTAGCGCCTTTACACTGGGGTTTGGGGCACGCTACACGTTGCATTCCTATCATAAAAGCATTGCTAAAAAACAAGTATAACGTTTTATTAGCCTCAGATGGGGGTGCTTTATTATTGCTTCGGAAAGAATTTCCAGATTTACCATACGTAGAGCTACCTTCTTATAACATAACTTATCCAAAAAAAGGTGCTTTTTTTAAGCTGAAACTTCTTTTGAAAGCTCCTTTTGTAAAAAGGGTAATTGCTTCAGAAAAAAAGGTAGTAGAAAAGCTTGTTTCTGAAAATAAGATTCAAGGTATTATTAGTGATAATCGTTGGGGTGTACGAAACAGTAAAATACCTTCGGTAATAATCACACATCAATTGAATGTCCTTTCTGGCAGCACGTCTTTTCTTAGCAGTAAAATGCATCAAACTTTACTTAGAAAATTTGATGCTTGTTGGGTGCCAGACCTTGAAGGTTCAATCAATTTAAGTGGTAAACTAGGCCATTTTAAAAACTTACTATCTGTTCCTTTAAAAGTTACCTATATTGGTTTGCTGTCACGTATGCAAAAACAATCTGTGACAAAAGAATATGATGTTTTGTGTTTATTATCAGGTCCCGAACCACAACGAACTGCACTAGAAGAAAAGCTTACTTCGGTTTTTGAACATTCCAATAAAAAAGTGATGTTGGTTCAAGGGGTTATAGAAGAAGAAAAAAAGGAAACTCAAAAAGGTGCTATTAAAGTAGTTAATTTTCTTACTAGTCTTGAACTAGAAAACGCCATCAATAAAAGCGAGTGTGTTGTTTCAAGGTCTGGATATACAACTATTATGGACTTGGCAGCGATGGAAAAGAAAGCCTTTTTTATTCCTACTCCAGGGCAGTTTGAACAGGTATATTTGGCAAAACGGTTAAAACAAACTGGTTTTGTACCTAGTTGTAAACAACATAAATTTGAAGAAAGAAAACTGGACAAAATTCCTTTTTACAAAGGATTACAAGATTTTAATAGCACACCCAATTTTGAAAGGTTATTTGGCTTTTTCGAGAGTGAAGGAAAACTCTGA
- the trmB gene encoding tRNA (guanosine(46)-N7)-methyltransferase TrmB → MGSKNKLKRFKENETFKNVIQPTREEVFSNSLDLKGNWKRDFFKNEKPLILELGCGKGEYSVNLARKYPAINFLGIDIKGARFWRGAKTALEEGLDNVAFLRTQIELIDLLFAENEVDEIWITFPDPQIKYKRTKHRLTNQEFLNKYKKILKPDGFVHLKTDSEFMHGYTLGLLHGLDEEIDYAHHDVYGNSHAPEEVTSIQTFYEQQYLEENKKITYIRFKFR, encoded by the coding sequence GTGGGAAGTAAAAATAAACTCAAACGTTTTAAAGAAAACGAAACTTTTAAAAATGTAATTCAACCTACTCGTGAGGAGGTTTTTTCAAATAGTCTTGACTTAAAAGGGAACTGGAAGCGTGATTTTTTTAAAAATGAAAAACCGCTCATCTTAGAGCTGGGTTGTGGTAAAGGAGAGTATTCAGTCAATCTAGCTAGAAAATATCCAGCTATTAATTTTTTAGGAATTGATATTAAAGGAGCTCGTTTCTGGAGAGGAGCCAAAACCGCTTTAGAAGAAGGCTTAGATAATGTAGCTTTTTTACGTACACAAATTGAGTTGATAGATTTACTTTTTGCAGAAAATGAAGTAGATGAAATTTGGATTACTTTTCCAGATCCTCAAATAAAATACAAGCGCACCAAACATCGCCTTACCAACCAAGAGTTTTTAAATAAATATAAAAAGATTTTAAAACCAGATGGTTTTGTTCATTTAAAAACAGATAGTGAATTTATGCATGGTTATACATTAGGATTACTTCACGGGCTTGATGAAGAGATTGATTATGCGCATCACGATGTCTACGGAAACAGTCACGCACCCGAAGAAGTGACTAGTATACAAACCTTTTATGAACAACAATACTTAGAAGAAAATAAAAAGATAACCTACATACGGTTTAAATTTAGGTAG
- a CDS encoding lysine transporter LysE, giving the protein MTVLVNFAIGFIAAFIGVIPPGLLNMYAAKISMKEGRKKGIMFSTGVCVTVMIQTLVALFFARFLDQHPEYVSMLQKVALGIFICITIYFFFIAKDTRRPLPEDVNHSKTNRVFSGMLLALVNLLPLPYWVYISITFAGFGWFSFSQPGLWSAVIASGLGTFSVLAMYVWFFRQKDDQKKLNVNMNFIIGVITAIISVITLLKIMEEI; this is encoded by the coding sequence ATGACGGTACTTGTAAACTTTGCAATTGGCTTTATAGCAGCTTTTATTGGGGTAATTCCTCCCGGACTGCTAAATATGTACGCTGCAAAAATAAGTATGAAAGAAGGCAGAAAAAAAGGAATAATGTTTTCTACGGGTGTTTGTGTAACCGTAATGATACAAACGCTTGTAGCTCTGTTTTTTGCTAGATTTTTAGACCAACATCCTGAATATGTTTCAATGCTTCAAAAAGTAGCTTTGGGAATTTTTATATGCATAACAATTTACTTCTTTTTTATAGCCAAAGACACACGCAGACCACTTCCAGAAGATGTAAATCACTCAAAAACCAACCGTGTTTTTTCTGGTATGTTATTAGCGCTTGTTAATTTACTACCACTTCCATATTGGGTGTATATAAGTATCACTTTTGCAGGTTTTGGGTGGTTTAGCTTTTCTCAACCAGGATTATGGAGTGCTGTCATTGCCTCAGGATTGGGTACATTTTCGGTTCTGGCAATGTATGTTTGGTTTTTTAGGCAAAAAGATGACCAGAAAAAACTGAATGTTAATATGAACTTTATTATTGGCGTGATAACGGCTATCATTTCAGTAATAACTCTCTTAAAAATAATGGAAGAGATATAA
- a CDS encoding MGMT family protein, translated as MASDNFFDRVYEVAKQIPYGKVTSYGAIAKYLGAAGSARMVGWAMNKSGKDPDVPAHRVVNRKGLLTGKHHFKGTNLMQQLLESEGVEVVENQIQNFDQLFWDPVKELQ; from the coding sequence ATGGCCTCAGACAATTTTTTTGATAGAGTATATGAAGTAGCCAAGCAAATACCTTACGGAAAGGTTACAAGTTACGGCGCTATTGCAAAATACCTGGGAGCAGCTGGTAGCGCAAGAATGGTAGGTTGGGCTATGAATAAAAGTGGAAAAGATCCTGATGTTCCTGCTCATAGGGTTGTAAATAGAAAAGGATTGCTTACAGGTAAACATCATTTTAAAGGTACAAACTTGATGCAGCAATTATTAGAAAGTGAAGGTGTTGAGGTAGTTGAAAATCAAATACAAAACTTTGATCAACTTTTTTGGGATCCTGTAAAAGAATTACAATAG
- a CDS encoding Mrp/NBP35 family ATP-binding protein, with amino-acid sequence MKLNKKDILKALETITLAGEGKNMVESGAVKNVVTFADEVIVDLTVSTPALHIKKRAEADIIKTIQEKVSADAQVKVNIKVEAPTKKENPNLIKGKPIAGIKNIVAVASGKGGVGKSTVTANLAVTLSKMGFNVGVLDADIYGPSIPIMFDVAMEKPLSVKVEGKSKMKPIENYGVKVLSIGFFTKPDQAVIWRGPMAAKALNQLIFDANWGELDFLLVDLPPGTGDIHLSIMQSLPLTGSVVVSTPQNVALADARKGVAMFQQENIQVPVLGIIENMAYFTPEELPENKYYIFGKEGAKNLAEDLDIPFLGGIPLVQSIRESGDVGRPAALQTATPTEQAFETVTKNVVEQTVRRNENLPPTEAIKITTMAGCSAVKK; translated from the coding sequence ATGAAATTGAATAAAAAAGATATACTTAAAGCTTTAGAAACCATTACGCTAGCCGGAGAAGGAAAAAATATGGTTGAAAGCGGTGCGGTTAAAAATGTAGTAACTTTTGCAGACGAAGTAATTGTAGATCTTACAGTTTCTACACCGGCCCTACATATTAAAAAAAGAGCCGAAGCAGATATCATAAAGACCATTCAAGAAAAGGTATCTGCAGATGCACAAGTAAAAGTAAATATTAAGGTTGAAGCACCTACCAAAAAGGAAAATCCAAATTTAATTAAAGGAAAACCCATAGCTGGTATTAAAAATATTGTTGCGGTAGCTTCAGGTAAAGGAGGCGTTGGTAAATCTACAGTTACTGCAAACCTAGCAGTAACGCTTTCAAAAATGGGCTTTAATGTAGGGGTGCTAGATGCAGATATTTATGGGCCATCAATACCGATAATGTTTGATGTTGCTATGGAAAAACCACTTTCGGTAAAGGTTGAAGGTAAAAGCAAGATGAAACCCATAGAAAACTATGGTGTAAAAGTTCTATCAATAGGATTTTTTACAAAACCCGATCAAGCAGTTATTTGGAGAGGTCCTATGGCTGCAAAGGCATTAAATCAATTAATTTTTGATGCAAATTGGGGTGAATTAGACTTTTTACTCGTAGATCTTCCACCGGGAACAGGAGATATACACTTAAGTATTATGCAGTCATTACCGCTTACAGGTTCTGTAGTGGTAAGTACACCTCAAAATGTAGCCTTAGCAGATGCTCGAAAGGGTGTTGCCATGTTTCAACAAGAAAATATACAAGTTCCTGTTTTAGGAATTATTGAAAATATGGCTTATTTTACTCCTGAAGAATTACCCGAAAACAAATATTATATTTTTGGAAAAGAAGGAGCTAAAAACCTAGCTGAAGACCTAGATATTCCATTTTTGGGTGGTATTCCGTTGGTGCAAAGTATACGAGAGTCTGGTGATGTAGGTCGCCCGGCAGCCTTGCAAACAGCAACCCCAACAGAACAAGCTTTTGAAACTGTAACAAAAAATGTGGTGGAGCAAACGGTACGCCGTAATGAAAATCTCCCCCCAACCGAGGCCATAAAGATTACAACGATGGCAGGTTGTAGTGCCGTTAAAAAATAA
- a CDS encoding NifU family protein encodes MKDQELKLKVEDALEEIRPFLQSDGGDISLISIDDGKTVVVRLEGACVGCSVNQMTLKSGVEMTIKKHAPQIETVINVE; translated from the coding sequence ATGAAAGATCAAGAATTAAAATTAAAGGTTGAGGATGCTTTAGAAGAAATACGTCCTTTTTTACAAAGTGATGGAGGTGATATTTCTCTTATTTCTATAGATGATGGAAAAACAGTGGTCGTTCGTTTAGAAGGAGCTTGTGTAGGTTGTAGTGTAAATCAAATGACCTTAAAAAGCGGTGTTGAAATGACCATAAAAAAACATGCACCTCAAATTGAAACCGTAATCAATGTAGAGTAA
- a CDS encoding NAD(P)/FAD-dependent oxidoreductase — translation MIKTDILIIGAGPTGLFTVFEAGLLKLKCHLIDALPQPGGQCAEIYPKKPIYDIPAFPEVLAGDLVDNLMKQIEPFQPGFTLGERAETIEKQEDGTFIVTTSKGTKHHAPVVAIAGGLGSFEPRKPPITSISEYEDKGVEYIIRDPEMYRDKNVVIAGGGDSALDWSIFLTDVASSVTLVHRRNEFRGALDSVEKVQELKNLGKIELITPAEVVDIFGNEKVEGVSIKRGADVFNRACDHFIPLFGLAPKLGPIADWGLEIEKNAIKVDNTLDYQTNIPGIYAIGDVNTYPGKLKLILCGFHEATLMCQSAYQRIHPDKRYVMKYTTVGGVEGFDGSKKQAPKAVVKSIQ, via the coding sequence ATGATAAAAACAGATATATTGATAATCGGTGCTGGTCCTACGGGACTTTTTACCGTTTTTGAAGCCGGATTATTAAAGTTAAAATGTCACTTGATTGATGCCTTGCCACAACCTGGTGGTCAATGTGCTGAAATTTATCCCAAAAAACCTATTTATGATATTCCTGCATTTCCAGAAGTACTAGCCGGTGATTTGGTTGACAATTTGATGAAACAAATTGAACCATTTCAACCCGGATTCACTTTAGGAGAGCGTGCAGAAACGATCGAAAAACAAGAAGACGGCACTTTTATAGTAACAACAAGCAAAGGAACAAAACACCACGCTCCGGTAGTTGCCATAGCCGGTGGTTTAGGAAGTTTTGAGCCTAGAAAACCTCCAATTACAAGTATTTCAGAATATGAAGATAAAGGGGTAGAATACATTATACGTGATCCTGAAATGTACCGCGATAAAAATGTAGTAATCGCTGGAGGAGGAGACTCTGCGCTAGACTGGAGTATCTTTTTAACCGATGTCGCATCTAGTGTTACATTGGTACATCGCCGCAATGAATTCCGAGGTGCTTTAGATAGTGTAGAAAAAGTTCAAGAACTTAAAAACCTTGGAAAAATTGAACTAATAACTCCCGCCGAAGTTGTAGATATATTTGGTAATGAAAAAGTAGAAGGCGTTTCTATAAAAAGAGGAGCCGATGTATTTAACAGAGCATGTGATCACTTTATTCCGCTTTTTGGGTTGGCTCCAAAACTAGGGCCCATAGCAGATTGGGGTCTAGAGATTGAAAAAAACGCTATCAAAGTGGATAATACTCTTGACTATCAAACCAATATTCCAGGTATTTATGCAATTGGTGATGTAAACACTTATCCCGGTAAATTAAAACTCATCCTTTGTGGTTTTCACGAAGCTACGTTAATGTGTCAAAGCGCCTATCAACGCATTCACCCAGATAAACGGTATGTAATGAAATATACCACTGTGGGTGGTGTAGAAGGTTTTGACGGAAGCAAAAAACAAGCTCCAAAAGCAGTTGTTAAATCTATTCAATAA
- a CDS encoding 2Fe-2S iron-sulfur cluster-binding protein — MQEDINITIIDREGKSHTVEAPTDMNMNLMEVVRSYELAPEGTIGICGGMAMCASCQCYVLSDHELPEKSYDEDLMLAEAFHVKENSRLGCQIHINPEMEGLEVELAPES; from the coding sequence ATGCAAGAAGATATCAACATCACAATTATTGATAGAGAAGGTAAATCACACACTGTTGAGGCACCAACAGATATGAATATGAACCTTATGGAGGTAGTTCGATCTTATGAGCTTGCTCCTGAAGGAACAATTGGTATTTGTGGCGGTATGGCTATGTGTGCATCCTGCCAATGCTATGTGCTTAGCGACCACGAACTTCCGGAAAAAAGTTATGATGAAGATTTAATGCTTGCTGAAGCATTTCACGTGAAAGAAAACAGCCGTTTGGGTTGTCAAATTCATATAAATCCTGAAATGGAAGGTCTAGAAGTGGAGTTAGCTCCTGAAAGTTAA
- a CDS encoding SGNH/GDSL hydrolase family protein, producing the protein MKQIIYLLAFTLGSLLFLNCSVQKNSVQKKKTNSSYSYLALGDSYTIGESVCDTCRFPEQLKDKISSNFNKKIDLKIIATTGWTTRDLLNGISKENLINNYDLVTLLIGVNNQYQGKDFSVYENEFPILLDKAIEFANGNKERVVVVSIPDYAFTPFGQTKESPDKISEEIDNYNAFAKKIANQKGVAFENITPITRNGLKDKSLVASDGLHPSKVAYKKFVDQLLTKVSEILN; encoded by the coding sequence ATGAAACAAATAATATACTTGCTAGCATTTACTCTTGGTAGTCTTTTATTTTTAAATTGTTCAGTTCAAAAAAATAGCGTTCAGAAAAAGAAAACCAATTCAAGCTATAGCTATTTAGCCTTAGGAGATAGTTACACCATTGGTGAAAGTGTTTGTGATACGTGTAGATTTCCGGAGCAGTTAAAAGATAAAATAAGTAGCAATTTTAATAAAAAAATAGATTTAAAAATAATAGCTACTACCGGATGGACTACTCGTGATTTACTGAATGGGATTTCAAAAGAAAATCTTATAAACAACTATGATTTGGTAACACTTTTAATAGGCGTAAACAACCAATATCAAGGAAAAGATTTTTCAGTTTATGAAAATGAGTTTCCTATTTTATTAGATAAGGCTATTGAATTTGCAAACGGAAATAAAGAGCGCGTTGTGGTAGTTTCTATTCCTGATTATGCCTTTACACCTTTTGGACAGACAAAAGAGAGTCCTGATAAAATTTCAGAAGAAATTGATAACTACAACGCTTTTGCAAAGAAAATAGCTAACCAAAAAGGCGTTGCTTTTGAAAACATCACACCCATTACCAGGAATGGATTAAAAGATAAATCTTTAGTAGCTTCAGATGGATTACACCCTTCCAAAGTTGCTTATAAGAAGTTTGTTGATCAATTACTGACGAAAGTTTCTGAAATTTTAAATTAA
- a CDS encoding metallophosphoesterase, with product MSSQKRITNAYTTAQRISFNDHSKFIIFSDCHRGDNSFADEFANNRNIYFHALDYYYKQGFTYCELGDGDELWENSAFQTIFEAHQHVFELLRKYYAENRLYRLLGNHDMVYKNERYVEKNLFSYFNKVTGKDDPLFPEITFKEGLVLKHENTQQEIFMFHGHQADWMNYHGWKFNRFLVRALWRPLQVFGIGDPTSPARNYKELIKVERRTKKWIIDNKNIFTITGHTHRPRFPEPGDIAYFNDGSCVHPRSITGLEIENGEISLIKWQISTTEDGTLKVVRILLEGPQKLIDYKTE from the coding sequence ATGTCCTCCCAAAAAAGAATTACGAATGCTTATACCACAGCGCAGCGTATCTCTTTTAATGACCATTCAAAATTTATCATTTTTAGTGACTGTCATCGCGGAGACAACAGTTTTGCAGATGAATTTGCCAATAACCGCAATATTTACTTTCACGCTTTAGATTATTACTATAAACAAGGTTTTACATACTGTGAGCTTGGCGATGGAGACGAGTTATGGGAGAATAGCGCTTTTCAAACAATATTTGAAGCACACCAACACGTTTTTGAATTACTTCGGAAATATTATGCCGAAAATCGATTATATAGATTATTAGGCAACCACGACATGGTTTATAAAAATGAGCGGTATGTAGAAAAAAACTTGTTTAGCTACTTTAATAAAGTCACTGGAAAAGATGATCCGCTTTTCCCTGAAATCACCTTTAAAGAAGGACTTGTTCTAAAACACGAAAACACCCAACAAGAAATATTTATGTTTCACGGTCATCAAGCCGATTGGATGAATTATCACGGCTGGAAGTTTAACAGGTTTTTGGTTAGAGCATTATGGAGACCATTACAAGTTTTTGGCATTGGTGACCCTACTAGTCCTGCACGTAACTATAAAGAACTCATAAAGGTTGAACGCCGAACCAAAAAATGGATTATTGACAATAAAAACATTTTTACCATTACAGGACATACTCATCGGCCACGGTTTCCCGAACCGGGTGACATTGCTTATTTTAATGACGGTAGTTGTGTACATCCTCGCAGTATAACCGGCTTAGAGATTGAAAACGGAGAAATATCACTTATCAAATGGCAAATTTCTACCACCGAAGACGGCACATTAAAAGTGGTGAGAATTTTATTGGAAGGACCACAAAAGTTAATTGATTATAAAACCGAATGA
- a CDS encoding DUF3050 domain-containing protein, translating to MITQINKRIKPYRDTLLQHPLYSEIKTPQHLQTFMEYHVFAVWDFMSLLKSLQNNLTSTSVPWVPKGDPETRYLINEIVLAEETDINLKGKRQSHFEMYLDAMKKANANTKPIRSFLKNLENHSVFDAIEKSSLPKAVQQFLKHTFSVIEENKPHNTAAAFTFGREDLIPEMFSEIIEKIQQNFPKEDLTEFKYYFDRHIELDEDEHGPMALQMVKNLCGNDGKKWREVERTIVKSLQAREQLWEGVLTEILSDKLA from the coding sequence ATGATTACCCAAATCAATAAAAGAATAAAACCTTATCGCGATACGCTTTTACAACATCCCTTATACAGTGAAATAAAAACCCCTCAGCATCTTCAAACTTTTATGGAGTACCACGTTTTTGCAGTTTGGGATTTTATGTCATTGCTTAAATCATTGCAAAATAACCTAACAAGCACTTCTGTTCCTTGGGTACCAAAGGGTGATCCTGAAACACGTTATTTAATCAATGAAATTGTGTTAGCCGAAGAAACAGATATAAATTTAAAAGGCAAGCGTCAAAGTCATTTTGAAATGTACCTGGACGCCATGAAAAAAGCCAATGCTAATACAAAGCCTATTCGTTCATTTCTTAAAAATTTAGAAAACCATTCGGTTTTTGATGCTATTGAAAAATCATCATTACCCAAAGCAGTGCAACAGTTTTTGAAGCATACATTTTCAGTAATTGAAGAGAACAAACCCCATAATACAGCAGCAGCATTTACATTTGGCAGAGAAGATTTGATACCTGAAATGTTTTCTGAAATTATAGAAAAAATTCAACAAAACTTTCCCAAAGAAGATTTAACCGAATTTAAATACTACTTTGACCGCCACATAGAACTTGATGAAGATGAACATGGGCCTATGGCTTTGCAAATGGTAAAAAACCTGTGTGGCAACGATGGTAAAAAATGGCGCGAAGTAGAGCGCACTATTGTAAAATCATTACAAGCTAGAGAACAATTGTGGGAAGGAGTACTTACAGAAATTTTAAGTGATAAACTTGCTTAG